tttctttatcttTAAACTCCTTAACATTCAGGAACTTTATACCTTCATCAACAATCTTATCAACTTTACTTTTActaattatcaaaaaactAACATATTCTCTCCAAAAACACCAGtacttaaaatatttcaatttaCTAGTCTTAAATATCACCAATATGTCATCGCTCTGAATATAAATCaaacattttatataattcaaAAAGATGATTACCATGTAATCATCAACAAGAAAATCTTTCTGGATACTTTTAAACAAGAGACTCAGTTTTTGGGAAGAAGATTTTGGTTCATTTAACTTGTCCATAACAAAATTGGGCTAATGTCGGCTTTAGGAGAAAATTTTCGATATAgggtttttttgtttttttttgcccctttttttcaaaaatggaGGAGAAAAAATGTGGAGgaagaaacaaaaataaaaattaaaacaataaatttattaatgctTCAAACACAGAACTAGAAGAATTTCTTTGAAGCATATACCcgaataaataaagtttcGCGCTCCGAACTGATCTATTTCTATTTggtatagaattttttaaagatcGCCAATTACCTTCTATGGTATTGGTATGAACTCCAGTAAGTGGGTCTCTAAAGTGTAGAGAATGATTTACCATTAGATGTTGGTTAAATATTAAGCCTAAATTATGGTAGGCTCTCCACATATCGCTATAAATTATACTATTTCTGTCTACATATTTTAACAAAAGATTAGTTAGCGTTATTTGGTCTcttttcttaatatatataaatataattcgGCGGTGTATGGTACGTTCGACCATACCAAAACACCAGAAACCTTTCACAATTCTACCTCTATTATTCTTATTCTTGCCAATCTTCGTCTCATCGATTTCCACTACTGTGTTTTCACCGCCTATAACGCCAATActagataaatattttttataaatatccaattcttttaacttttttagtataaatGACACAGATTCCGCTGAACAACCCAAAATTTGACAAATAGATTTTCGAGGATATCCTAGAATCCACATATTAAGTATTTGTAATACTGTAATATGGTTAAGTCTAGAATCTTGGAATAAAGTACCTTTCCATATTGAAactgtttttttacaagtaCTCCATTTACACTTCAAGATaagtttttgtttattctttattatcatCTGACCATCACATAATtcacaatattttattttatttttggttATTAATGcattataaatgttttcTAATTGCTCTCTTGTTTGAATTTTCTCCtccatttttgaaaaaaaggggcaaaaaaaaacaaaaaaacccTATATCGAAAATTTTCTCCTAAAGCCGACATTAGCCCAAAATTGTATAAGTCAAGTGAAGTGAAAATTGATTCCATAAAGATGGGTGAAAAATTCGGAACTTGGATTATgcgaaaaaaaatttatttatgcttttttgcataaacagtttgtttgttaacAAACAAAGTGAAATAAAccaaatatttaattttaaacaaggatttatgtatttattaGATGCTGCATTACTATGATgatctttaatatttagtcaaattttattacatcTCCTTCATTAAAAGCAGGCATTCCCAAATATGGACACCCACTACATCTGAAAGCATCTCCTTTGTAACACCCTCCACATGCACTTTTtacttcttcttttttgtcTCTTAATTCACATGTACAATTTGCACACtttttcttgtttatttttctctCTGTAGGTTGTTTGACTATTTtgtcttcttcttctaGAAAGTCGTCATCATTTAAAATGTCTGGATTTTCCATGGCTTcttttagtaattttttcaagtGTTCGTTCATTTTGATgggtaaaaaaacaactctttaatttttcatagtTTTGTCAAATATTTGCTATAATTTTCACTTCTAGTTCAGTAACATGCcaattcaaaatataaaattatgtaatATATTATCAATGTATATTATTGTAAGAGACATTTAAACATTTCTATACAGAAAGAATACTTAGTgcatttttcaaaattttattttttttctgtccCCATGAAATTAGTAAGTTGGTGTAAACCTCCTCTAAAATCTCAATATTCTATTCCTCAAATCCCAAAAgattacaaaattttcGGTATAAAATACTCTTCTAAGAAAATGCCTCTTtctaatattaaagaaatggTAAAAGAGAGttttagtaaatatttactcTTATTAGAGACTTCtgataataaatatgtaGAAGAAATAGAGAATATTCATTTGCAgataaatgaaatattgAATGAGAATAAAGATTTAGAAGTAAAAGCcaaatttgataaattgaaaaatgagacaataaaagaaaaaaatagaatattGGAAGAAATAGAGAGCGAAATGAATAGTAACATATTCTAAGTAAACTTAAAATTGTTCTATagcttttaataaaaaaaatcaatataaaaaaaaattaatttaaaaaattttacaaatcaTGTATGGAATAAAATAGGAAACTTAAGTTAATTAACACTAATATTGtgtgttttttattatattaaaaataaggacaactctaaatattttatttaattaaaatctGCACTCTTTTTAGACATGTCATACCAGGCTTGCTTAATAAACTCACTCTCCACTTCTACTTTATTCTTTAACTCATTGTTTTccttaattaaatattcaagAATCTCTCCGTCTTTCATTTGGTACTGAGACAAGATCTCAAAGTAATAGTCAAGTAAATTATCATCTAaagatatattatttatatcgCAGTGCATGACCAGAGCTAAGCCAAGCAGATCATCTTTACCGACTTgagatgataaaaatatcttataTTTAGACTtataatatgaatttacactagaaaataaatcaaaagGAGAAATGTTCAACAGCTTGGCGACTTCAGAAGGACGCGCTTTTACAGACAAAATATCTTCCAAGGCGTCTAACATAAAAACAAGAGGGGTAATAAGTTaatcatttattatatgtGAGACAACATTAATATCAATATTTCAACAATAAActgtttataatttacGACACCACTAGTAACCTCAGGTTCATCAGCCGGGTCATCGTCGTCATCtgttttcttctttttcttcttatCTTTCTTGTCTTTTGAAGTCTTAGACTTGGATTTGTCATTTGGATCTTTAGAACTTCCTTCTTTGGTCTGTGGATCGGAACTTGTAGTGCTTCCTAAAACACCGCCAATTAGATTTTGAGAAGGTGGATCTGAACTACCTTGTCCTGCTGTGCCTTGTGAAGATGTGTAACTACCTTGTCCTATTTGACTCTGAGACGGTGGATCATATCTGACTTGTCCTGTTGTGTTTGGTGGTACTGAAGAATAATTAGACAGTGCTTGTCCTCCACTTGACCATGCGTTATTATGACTTGGTTGATAGTCTGACACTTTGATTATAGGATGATTCATCGAATTAGTAATCTCTTCTGCTGTAGGTGCATAAGTCTGGAATTCTTGCTCTACAGTTCCATATCTATTTGCTGCTGGATTTACTTCAGTCTGCGCGACACTTGTATTAGTCCCTTGATCCAATGTAGTGACAGTAATTACTCCTCTATCATCTGTACTGATATTATAAGTAACACTATCATTCATAGGAAGTATTTCTGGAGCTGTATCAGTAATTACTATTTGTGGTCCACTGGTATTAGACTTGGCTAAAATGGTGGGAGACACcagaaaaaataacattaaaaagtgtaaaaaatttttcttttattttttatttttggaAAATGATCATGGACTGGTCTTGTACAAACAAACTGGGAAAAAGGAAACAAACTACATTTATATCCTATTAGGAAAAAATATGCGAATTTTAagaattaattaattttttaaatgttaaGTCTTAGGTACTTTAAAAATGCTCCATAGatatattctttaaatatgaGCTTAAATTGTGTTAAAATCAtaagtaaaatattgtGTTATGCATGTTTTTATgactttattatttcaaagtaaatttttacatatatttatgtcttaaaatttattttttattacaaatctaaaaaaataatgatgctagctttaaaaaaaatataaatcatatATAGACAACATATAATAAGTAtgtaaacaattttttacgTTTAATGTACATACACAGAAGACTAGGATATtcataaacaattttatatatgacCCATAAagactaatttttttatgtctaAAATATTCCTTTTAAAATCTCAATTATCTCTTAGACTCTTGGTTTTTAATAGACAAAAGTGTAAATATAGACTAAAATgcttaaaattatttctataCAAAATgatgtttaaaatttttttctatacaAAATGATACTCTAAAGTTCCtgcttataaaataatttactatgaaagtttttaaaaataaagtactatggaagtttttaaaaataaagtactATGGaagttttcaaaaataaagtactatggaagtttttaaaaattaattacttaacttttcaatataaaatactataaattttttttttatttataaattttcttaatcAGTAAATCCCTTTGTATCCTCATTATTCTTATATCTTTCTCATCAATACATTCCCTTTCTTTCTTCATTTCATCCCTCAATATCtctatatatttataaatatctttcCCATTAATTTtcactttttttaatatttttttatatttattacttAATTCCTCTATTCTAAGTTCTAATTCTTCTTTCCTTTTTTCTTGTCTTAATATTCTCTCGTTTACTTTCTTATATAATTCATCTATcttctgtttttttaatattaaactGTCATTTGTCGTTATTAATTCGTAATAAAATTTCCTATATTTGTCTAATACTTCTTGATCAAATTTCTTaagaatttgtttgttatCTTTACTAtcaattataaatgtaGTCCTGAGATTAtccaaattatttattatcttcGGTATATAAGATatcttttcatttttatcttttttaatttctttactatttattattatttggtctttacttaataaaatatcttcGTCTTGatctttataaatacattCCATTCTTCCTCTGATTATGATACTAGGATAATCTTTTAGTACTATAGTATCTTTATCtactaaatataatttattacaattatatattttataatctgaagtattatatttatattttagtatTAGTATTTTATCAGATATTTCGTATACTTCTACActagatttataaaataagaagatgtttttatttacttctATAAATTCAATGGACTCTTCTGAGTCcattttgattatatttaatgGATTATTAAGATTTATACTAGTCATATTAgtatagaaatatttcttatatacCTTATTATTAGTATCTACTACCCAGATAAATTGAGAATCAAGTGTAAAATctctaatattttctgataaaatataagaGACGGTTTTTAATATACCTACTAATtggtttttattattaataattaaaatgaGATCCCCGAaaatagaatatttttttataattatactagcgtatgctttcccgttttgaaaacgggatctaaatgtttagttttataatatgtcTTTGATccttaaattttgttgagTTTCCATTTTGGGATGATTGAATTTGGCAGATTTAGACgtgattttaaaacatactTTTTAGTGACATATAAGGTAGTAttgttgttttaaaacatttaataatctcaataaaatatatttgaaaacTTATAAGCTCAATTTTTGACGCTTACattcaatttcttcttttgtcaattgtttttaaaatttttgtagaagggttaaataaattctaaaaaacgattctgacgatattttggaactgagtttCACAAAAGTAATaatcataataaaaatgtattaacTAATAACATACACACTTAGAATAGTCAAATTAAagcaataaatttatatttgatatttaaataacatAGTAAgctataataaaaagtttaaagtttacaaaatcataaaaaagaggggtaaaaaattaaataaaattcttttatatatatgatttatAGAGTTAGAATTGTATAagattttatctttataaataaaaatgagaTCTGAGCCCAAGAAGTCCAGGCCGAGAAGGTTTAGAGTTTCTACTTTATTAATGAGTTCTGATgaatttttgaataaattttgtttatacaGTTCGCCGTTGCGAATGAAATATAAGAAAGGGTTTTTGTATACAGAATGAGAGAGATCTTTGAGAGAagtgtttttataaaaatgcatttGGGGCTTGAAAAAGgaaacaaacaaaattgaatattatttataaattcaaagatgtttttaataagctttaaatattttcaataaactttaaatatttacaataaactttaaatgttttcaataaactttaaatatttacattttgcataaacaagaaaattattttgaaaCTTCCATAAGATACAtcgaaattttatttttttctagtGTAAAGATAAACACTAATATGACTAATGTAGAGATAAACACTAATATGACTAGTGTAAAGATAAACACTATTATGACTAGTGTAGAGATTGCTTTccttaaattcaaaatcacATAAGCTTTTggctttttttttgtagaaTGTTTACAAGTTCATGCTTTTTAAACTAATGCGTAATTTCACATGAAGTCTTTTTAATGGGCGTTATTATTAGAAACATACTAAGTAGTCATACGCCAAAGTGGTTATATGCCCATGTCTTATACGCCAAAATGGTCATATGCTATGTCTCATAAGCCAAAATGGTCATATGCTATAAAGTCAAATACAAAGTAGTCATATGCTATGTAGTCATATACTAAGTAGTCATACGCTAAAGTGGACATATGCCTATGTAGTCATACGCCAAAGTAGTCAGTTATGTAATCATATACAAAGTAGTCATGTTTATTGAGGACTGTATTCCGTATGAGCTTACAGGCAAGTTAATATTAGTCGTaaatatattctaa
The Vairimorpha necatrix chromosome 6, complete sequence DNA segment above includes these coding regions:
- a CDS encoding anamorsin (DRE2), which encodes MNEHLKKLLKEAMENPDILNDDDFLEEEDKIVKQPTERKINKKKCANCTCELRDKKEEVKSACGGCYKGDAFRCSGCPYLGMPAFNEGDVIKFD
- a CDS encoding putative SP-containing protein — its product is MLFFLVSPTILAKSNTSGPQIVITDTAPEILPMNDSVTYNISTDDRGVITVTTLDQGTNTSVAQTEVNPAANRYGTVEQEFQTYAPTAEEITNSMNHPIIKVSDYQPSHNNAWSSGGQALSNYSSVPPNTTGQVRYDPPSQSQIGQGSYTSSQGTAGQGSSDPPSQNLIGGVLGSTTSSDPQTKEGSSKDPNDKSKSKTSKDKKDKKKKKKTDDDDDPADEPEVTSGVVNYKQFIVEILILMLSHI
- a CDS encoding WD40 repeat domain-containing protein, translating into MHFYKNTSLKDLSHSVYKNPFLYFIRNGELYKQNLFKNSSELINKVETLNLLGLDFLGSDLIFIYKDKILYNSNSINHIYKRILFNFLPLFFMIFIIIKKYSIFGDLILIINNKNQLVGILKTVSYILSENIRDFTLDSQFIWVVDTNNKVYKKYFYTNMTSINLNNPLNIIKMDSEESIEFIEVNKNIFLFYKSSVEVYEISDKILILKYKYNTSDYKIYNCNKLYLVDKDTIVLKDYPSIIIRGRMECIYKDQDEDILLSKDQIIINSKEIKKDKNEKISYIPKIINNLDNLRTTFIIDSKDNKQILKKFDQEVLDKYRKFYYELITTNDSLILKKQKIDELYKKVNERILRQEKRKEELELRIEELSNKYKKILKKVKINGKDIYKYIEILRDEMKKERECIDEKDIRIMRIQRDLLIKKIYK